A single genomic interval of Deinococcus sp. HSC-46F16 harbors:
- a CDS encoding GlsB/YeaQ/YmgE family stress response membrane protein — protein sequence MSWIVLILVGALCGWLASLIMKTDAQQGAVANILIGIVGAVLAQWLFGSLLGIGGAQAAGNGFSFWSIIWGVVGSVVLIALLKALKILR from the coding sequence ATGAGTTGGATTGTGCTTATTCTGGTGGGTGCGCTGTGCGGGTGGCTGGCCAGCCTGATTATGAAGACGGACGCGCAGCAGGGGGCCGTCGCCAACATCCTCATCGGCATCGTCGGCGCTGTGCTGGCGCAGTGGCTGTTTGGCAGCCTGCTGGGGATCGGCGGCGCTCAGGCAGCAGGCAACGGCTTCAGCTTCTGGAGCATTATCTGGGGCGTGGTCGGCAGCGTCGTCCTGATCGCTCTTCTCAAGGCGCTGAAAATTCTGCGCTGA